The Armatimonadota bacterium genome includes a region encoding these proteins:
- a CDS encoding DUF4349 domain-containing protein has protein sequence MTHEEARTRLATFLDGALPDHEAAQVEAHLEGCSSCREELAQLRTTVTLLQEVEPMQAPEGFAADVRRRIERLAQATQHSPWTRLRAALSWRSGSGSRIRWSWGTVTAAAAVVMVGVFAVNLLRDAAPPGRVARVKMPALALDVSKVDEAARTTAQAVPPAAAPGEAAFLRRVIRTGQMSIEVERFDAAASRLFAIAEGAGGFVADSSFSEEDGVPRGTFVLRVPAARFSEVVAQVEKLGTVQRRQISGQDVTEEFIDLEARVRNLTRQEARLLALMDRATRIPDLLAIEGEVARVRGEIERLTGRLRFLANKVDLATVQAEVSQKPKKGSGGFWDFTRTLERVKTAFTNTIRQMLGAVEWLAALAAAALPVALLVALAWWLLRRGSRRAGRTS, from the coding sequence ATGACCCACGAGGAAGCACGCACCCGGCTCGCGACGTTTCTTGACGGCGCGCTGCCGGACCATGAGGCAGCGCAGGTGGAGGCGCACCTTGAGGGCTGCTCCTCCTGCCGCGAGGAACTGGCGCAACTGCGCACGACCGTCACCCTGCTCCAGGAGGTGGAACCGATGCAGGCACCCGAGGGATTTGCCGCCGATGTGCGCCGCCGGATCGAGCGGCTCGCCCAGGCAACGCAGCACTCACCGTGGACGCGCCTGCGCGCGGCGCTGTCGTGGAGGAGCGGGTCCGGGTCGAGGATCCGGTGGTCCTGGGGGACCGTCACCGCGGCAGCGGCCGTGGTCATGGTGGGGGTCTTCGCGGTCAACCTGCTGCGCGATGCAGCGCCGCCCGGTCGCGTCGCGCGGGTCAAGATGCCGGCGCTTGCGCTGGACGTCTCGAAGGTTGACGAGGCAGCGCGCACGACAGCGCAGGCGGTTCCACCGGCTGCCGCACCCGGCGAGGCGGCCTTCCTGCGCCGGGTGATCCGGACCGGCCAGATGTCAATCGAGGTCGAGCGGTTCGACGCGGCCGCCAGCCGCCTCTTTGCCATCGCGGAAGGCGCAGGCGGCTTCGTGGCCGACTCCTCGTTCTCGGAGGAAGACGGCGTGCCCCGCGGCACGTTCGTCCTGCGCGTGCCGGCAGCCCGATTCAGCGAGGTCGTGGCGCAGGTAGAGAAGTTGGGCACCGTGCAGCGCCGGCAGATCAGCGGCCAGGACGTGACCGAGGAGTTCATTGACCTGGAGGCCCGCGTGCGCAACCTGACGCGCCAGGAAGCGCGGCTGCTGGCGCTCATGGACCGCGCCACCAGGATCCCCGACCTGCTGGCCATCGAGGGCGAGGTGGCACGGGTACGCGGCGAGATCGAGCGCCTGACCGGCCGCCTGCGCTTCCTGGCCAACAAGGTGGATTTGGCCACGGTGCAGGCCGAGGTGAGTCAGAAGCCGAAGAAGGGCTCGGGCGGGTTCTGGGACTTCACGCGGACGCTGGAGCGCGTCAAGACCGCGTTCACCAACACCATCCGGCAGATGCTGGGCGCCGTCGAATGGCTGGCGGCGCTCGCGGCGGCGGCGCTGCCCGTGGCGCTGCTCGTTGCGCTGGCGTGGTGGCTGCTGCGCCGCGGTTCTCGCCGGGCGGGTAGGACTTCCTGA
- the gatC gene encoding Asp-tRNA(Asn)/Glu-tRNA(Gln) amidotransferase subunit GatC codes for MAIERATVEHVARLARLALTDEEHERFAGQLGRILEYCARLDAVSIDGIPATSHVLPIVNVLREDLPSPCLSRDEVLAEAPAHEQGFFRVPRVLEPE; via the coding sequence ATGGCGATCGAGCGGGCAACCGTTGAGCACGTGGCGCGCCTGGCCCGCCTGGCGCTGACCGACGAGGAACACGAGAGGTTCGCCGGGCAACTCGGCCGCATCCTCGAGTACTGCGCGCGACTGGACGCCGTCTCGATAGATGGCATTCCCGCGACATCGCACGTGCTCCCGATAGTCAACGTCCTCCGAGAGGACCTGCCATCCCCGTGCCTCTCGCGCGACGAGGTCCTGGCAGAGGCCCCGGCGCACGAGCAGGGGTTCTTCCGGGTCCCGCGGGTGCTCGAGCCGGAGTAG
- the rlmD gene encoding 23S rRNA (uracil(1939)-C(5))-methyltransferase RlmD → MPRTARLVPRAGPPTRHPRRGGLGTLHVGERLTVRLSAMGPDGVAVARLGPVLLAVPFGVPGEEAVVEVTRGGRRAQGRLVALLRKSASTVVARCPHFGRCGGCQWQHLLPEAQRRLKTTLVKDFLKEHAGIHRDVVRETVGGDAWAYRSTLRAAFAEREGTVVVGYRAIASDRVIDISQCPVQHPANEAILHAVRGAVRALRLPIHDRTSGTGLARGVLGLASFATGEALLTLSIARPLRDAAPLVHAIAGRVSGLVGILSTVQPGPAPELLGPRLRLLWGRDSIVEEVAGLRVVLRPATEIPPNPSALPLLIEAVRQAAALRANETALDLTAATPLLALALARDAAQVTGVIPNRQAMTDAWKAAEWNGIANAVFYARNPLRVLAKMATRGRPDAVVVTARGPGLDDATVQSVASARVPRVVYLARSLATCAGDLVRWGRVGYQTVAVEPVDVLPQTGHVHVVVTLRRGRAQHS, encoded by the coding sequence ATGCCGCGCACCGCCCGCCTTGTTCCCAGGGCAGGGCCACCCACGCGGCATCCCCGGCGTGGCGGCCTGGGCACGTTGCACGTCGGCGAGCGGTTGACGGTCCGCCTATCAGCAATGGGCCCGGACGGCGTGGCCGTAGCGCGCCTGGGGCCTGTCCTGCTTGCGGTGCCGTTCGGCGTGCCCGGCGAGGAGGCCGTGGTCGAGGTGACCAGGGGCGGCCGCCGCGCCCAGGGCCGCCTGGTGGCGCTGCTGCGCAAGTCGGCCAGCACCGTGGTGGCCCGGTGCCCCCACTTCGGCCGGTGTGGTGGATGCCAGTGGCAGCACCTGCTGCCCGAGGCGCAGCGCCGCCTCAAGACCACGCTCGTGAAGGACTTCCTGAAGGAGCACGCCGGCATCCACCGCGACGTCGTGCGCGAGACCGTCGGGGGAGATGCCTGGGCGTATCGCAGCACCCTCCGCGCGGCGTTCGCCGAGAGAGAGGGAACCGTGGTCGTCGGCTACCGCGCCATCGCCTCGGACCGGGTGATAGACATCTCCCAGTGTCCTGTGCAACACCCTGCGAACGAGGCGATCCTGCATGCCGTCCGCGGCGCGGTGCGCGCTCTCCGGTTGCCGATCCACGACCGGACGAGCGGCACCGGCCTCGCGAGGGGCGTGCTGGGACTGGCGTCATTTGCCACCGGGGAGGCGTTGCTGACGCTATCTATCGCGAGGCCCCTCCGGGATGCGGCGCCGCTTGTGCACGCCATCGCTGGCCGGGTGAGCGGGCTTGTCGGCATCCTGAGCACGGTCCAGCCAGGACCGGCCCCAGAACTGCTGGGACCCCGGCTGCGCCTGCTCTGGGGTCGCGACAGCATCGTCGAGGAGGTTGCAGGGCTTCGGGTGGTGCTGCGGCCGGCCACGGAGATACCTCCCAACCCAAGCGCCCTGCCCCTGCTGATTGAGGCCGTCCGGCAGGCCGCGGCGCTCCGCGCCAACGAGACCGCGCTCGACCTAACTGCCGCGACGCCGCTGCTGGCGCTGGCGCTCGCTCGAGACGCCGCCCAGGTGACCGGTGTGATCCCCAACCGCCAGGCGATGACCGACGCCTGGAAGGCGGCCGAGTGGAACGGCATCGCCAACGCTGTGTTCTACGCCCGCAACCCGCTCCGGGTCCTGGCGAAGATGGCCACCCGCGGCCGCCCGGACGCCGTGGTCGTGACCGCCCGGGGCCCCGGCCTCGACGACGCGACGGTCCAGAGTGTGGCTTCAGCGCGCGTTCCTCGGGTGGTGTACCTGGCGCGATCGCTGGCAACATGCGCGGGTGATCTCGTCCGCTGGGGGCGGGTCGGGTATCAGACCGTTGCCGTGGAGCCGGTGGACGTGCTGCCGCAGACCGGCCACGTGCACGTCGTTGTGACGCTGCGTCGAGGCCGGGCGCAGCACTCCTGA
- a CDS encoding DNA polymerase III subunit alpha translates to MSDPFVHCHLHTEFSLLDGAARIDQLMRAASGMGMPAIAITDHGTMYGAVEFYLRARHHGLTPILGVEAYVAPRRHSDRDPRLDSTPYHMVLLATDLEGYRNLLRLTTVAHLDGFYYKPRIDRELLARHSRGLVGLSGCLQSEVSRALVRDDYAAAREAAAAYREILGPGNYYLEVQDHGLPEQQVNIRGMLRLAAELDLPLVATNDVHYVRRDEADAQDALMCIQMNVALSATDKPRMGDTPEFYLKSAEEMAARFPGLGQALRAPLEIAGRVGLELELGKLKLPHFPVPEGETPDAYLRRLCEEGLHRLYGRPTQAQRSRLDEELRVIALMGYAAYFLIVWDFVSFARRRGILTTVRGSAAGSLVLYTLGVIDVDPLHYRLPFERFLNLERYTMPDIDVDFMDSRRDEVIRYVIEKYGADHVAQIITFGTMGARQAVRDIGRVMGLPYSDVDRIAKLIPFNAALDEALRADPELRRSSEETPAVGRLIGLAQKLEGVARHASTHAAGVIISRDPLIDLVPLQRATKGDLVMTQYDMGAVDQIGLLKMDFLGLSYLTILDRALKIIEAVRGVRIDLKAIPLDDRATFDLLSRGETVGIFQLEGAGMTRHLKELRPTRIEDIMAMVALFRPGPMANIPSYIRRKHGQEPISYLHPSLEAVLGETYGVMVYQEDVMAVCQAVAGYTLAEADVLCYAIRKKIKDKLEAQREQFIAGARKRGVSKRKIDQIWEQFEPFARYGFNRAHAACYGLIAYQTAYLKSNFPAEYMAAVLTTEAQGQDWMAKVAAAVSECERMGIRVLPPDVNASADTFTVAGNAIRFGLAAIKNVGGGAVEAIVRARTQGGPFSSLEDLVMRVDGRVVNRRVLESLVKAGALDSLGRTRATMLRQAEAVLAGGQRQARAGAQTGLFDAGEVAPLSPVVAQQAGVEEFSKAELLAMERDMLGMYVSDHPLTHVRDALAARVTATVAQLPELRDRSDVVIGGLITALKRTTTKNGAAMAFLTLEDATGSAEVIVFPKTYEQSHAEIRRDAIVVVRGRLDSSEQQVKVLADAVSALVAGPSGPGPQGEAVLHVLVDADRHGEEGMRRLRDLLARHGGDRPVLLTVVSEGRQVRMQARGISVVAGAEVVEAVEGLLGPKTASWIPARSASETGSRANGTGGVQP, encoded by the coding sequence ATGTCCGATCCCTTTGTCCACTGCCATCTGCACACCGAGTTCTCCCTGCTGGACGGTGCCGCCCGCATAGACCAGTTGATGCGCGCTGCCTCCGGGATGGGGATGCCGGCGATCGCGATCACCGATCACGGGACCATGTACGGCGCGGTGGAGTTCTATCTTCGGGCGCGCCATCACGGCCTCACCCCGATCCTGGGCGTCGAAGCGTACGTGGCTCCCCGCCGCCACAGTGACCGCGACCCCAGGCTCGACTCAACCCCCTACCACATGGTCCTGCTGGCGACCGACCTCGAGGGCTATCGCAACCTACTGCGTCTGACCACCGTTGCGCACCTGGACGGCTTCTACTACAAGCCGCGCATCGATCGCGAACTCCTGGCCCGACACAGCCGAGGGCTGGTGGGGCTGTCGGGTTGCCTGCAGAGCGAGGTTTCGCGCGCGCTAGTTCGCGACGACTACGCCGCGGCCCGCGAGGCGGCCGCTGCCTACCGCGAGATCCTGGGTCCGGGCAACTACTACCTGGAGGTGCAGGACCACGGTCTCCCGGAGCAGCAGGTCAACATCCGGGGCATGCTCCGCCTGGCCGCGGAACTGGACCTGCCGCTAGTCGCGACGAACGACGTCCACTACGTGCGCCGCGACGAGGCCGATGCCCAGGACGCGCTGATGTGCATCCAGATGAACGTGGCGCTCTCAGCCACGGACAAGCCCAGGATGGGCGATACCCCCGAGTTCTACCTGAAGAGCGCCGAGGAGATGGCGGCGCGGTTCCCGGGACTGGGCCAGGCGTTGCGTGCGCCGCTGGAGATCGCCGGCCGCGTTGGGCTGGAGCTGGAGTTGGGCAAGCTCAAGCTCCCGCACTTCCCGGTGCCGGAAGGCGAGACGCCCGACGCCTACCTGCGGCGGCTCTGCGAGGAGGGCCTCCATCGCCTGTACGGCCGACCCACCCAGGCGCAGCGCTCACGCCTCGACGAGGAGCTGCGCGTGATCGCGCTGATGGGCTACGCCGCTTACTTCCTTATTGTCTGGGATTTCGTCTCGTTTGCGCGGCGCCGGGGCATCCTGACCACCGTCCGCGGATCGGCCGCAGGTAGCCTCGTGCTCTACACGCTGGGCGTCATAGATGTGGACCCGCTTCACTACCGGCTTCCGTTCGAGAGGTTCCTCAACCTCGAGCGGTACACGATGCCGGATATTGACGTGGATTTCATGGACAGCCGGCGCGACGAGGTCATACGGTACGTGATTGAAAAGTACGGCGCCGACCACGTGGCGCAGATCATTACCTTCGGGACCATGGGTGCCCGCCAGGCGGTCCGGGACATAGGCCGGGTCATGGGGCTGCCCTACTCGGATGTGGATCGGATCGCTAAACTAATACCCTTCAACGCGGCCCTCGACGAGGCCCTGCGGGCCGACCCCGAGCTGCGCCGCTCTTCCGAGGAGACGCCCGCGGTCGGCCGCCTGATCGGGCTGGCTCAGAAGCTGGAGGGCGTAGCGCGCCACGCCAGCACCCATGCTGCGGGCGTAATCATATCGCGCGACCCGCTGATTGATCTCGTGCCGCTCCAGCGCGCCACCAAGGGCGATCTGGTGATGACCCAATACGACATGGGGGCAGTTGATCAGATCGGGCTCCTCAAGATGGACTTCCTGGGCCTTTCCTACCTGACGATCCTGGACCGGGCCCTCAAGATCATCGAAGCGGTGCGTGGGGTTCGGATTGACCTCAAGGCCATCCCCCTTGACGATCGGGCCACCTTCGATCTGCTGTCGCGCGGCGAGACCGTGGGCATCTTCCAACTCGAAGGCGCGGGCATGACCCGTCACCTGAAGGAGCTGAGGCCCACCCGGATAGAGGACATCATGGCGATGGTGGCCCTGTTCCGGCCCGGGCCGATGGCCAACATCCCGTCCTACATACGCCGCAAGCACGGGCAGGAGCCGATTTCCTACCTGCATCCCTCGCTGGAGGCGGTGCTGGGTGAGACCTACGGCGTGATGGTCTACCAGGAAGACGTGATGGCGGTCTGCCAGGCGGTGGCCGGCTACACCCTGGCCGAGGCAGACGTCCTGTGCTACGCGATACGCAAGAAGATCAAGGACAAGCTGGAGGCCCAGCGGGAGCAGTTCATTGCAGGTGCCCGCAAGCGCGGCGTGTCCAAGCGGAAGATAGATCAGATATGGGAGCAGTTCGAGCCGTTCGCGCGTTACGGCTTCAACCGGGCGCACGCGGCGTGCTACGGGTTGATTGCCTACCAGACCGCGTACCTCAAGTCCAACTTCCCCGCCGAGTACATGGCCGCGGTGCTGACCACCGAAGCGCAGGGACAGGACTGGATGGCCAAGGTCGCGGCCGCGGTCTCCGAGTGCGAACGCATGGGCATCCGCGTGCTACCCCCGGACGTGAACGCGTCGGCGGACACCTTCACCGTGGCCGGCAACGCTATCCGGTTCGGCCTGGCCGCCATCAAGAACGTCGGCGGCGGCGCGGTGGAGGCCATCGTGAGGGCGCGCACGCAGGGGGGTCCGTTTTCGTCCCTCGAAGATTTGGTGATGCGCGTGGACGGTCGCGTCGTGAACCGGCGGGTGCTGGAAAGCCTGGTGAAGGCCGGTGCCCTCGACTCGCTGGGCCGTACTCGCGCCACGATGCTGCGGCAGGCCGAAGCCGTCCTGGCCGGCGGCCAGCGCCAGGCACGGGCAGGGGCACAGACCGGGCTTTTCGACGCGGGCGAAGTCGCGCCGCTATCTCCGGTCGTAGCGCAACAGGCCGGGGTCGAGGAATTCTCCAAGGCCGAGCTCCTGGCGATGGAGCGCGACATGCTCGGCATGTACGTCTCGGACCATCCCCTGACGCACGTCCGCGACGCGCTGGCCGCGCGCGTGACCGCAACGGTCGCCCAACTGCCGGAACTACGTGATCGGAGCGACGTCGTCATCGGAGGGCTGATAACGGCACTGAAGCGCACCACGACGAAGAACGGCGCCGCGATGGCCTTCCTGACGCTGGAGGACGCCACCGGCAGCGCCGAGGTGATCGTGTTCCCCAAGACGTACGAACAGAGCCACGCGGAGATTCGCCGTGACGCGATCGTGGTTGTGCGCGGGCGCCTGGATTCGTCCGAGCAGCAGGTGAAGGTGCTGGCCGACGCGGTATCTGCGCTCGTGGCCGGTCCGTCAGGGCCAGGTCCTCAGGGCGAGGCGGTGCTGCACGTCCTCGTGGACGCCGACCGGCACGGGGAGGAGGGGATGCGCCGCCTGCGGGACCTGCTCGCGCGCCATGGCGGTGACCGCCCGGTGCTGTTGACGGTGGTCTCGGAGGGCAGGCAGGTGCGGATGCAGGCTCGCGGTATCAGCGTGGTGGCAGGCGCCGAGGTCGTCGAGGCCGTCGAGGGGCTGCTGGGCCCGAAGACCGCGTCATGGATTCCGGCGCGGTCCGCATCCGAGACAGGCAGCCGCGCCAACGGCACAGGAGGAGTTCAGCCATGA
- the gatA gene encoding Asp-tRNA(Asn)/Glu-tRNA(Gln) amidotransferase subunit GatA: protein MAEPSWESARALRAAYAAGTLRPSEVIAAALESIALRDPKLHAFLHVDAERARKEAAEWDGRYARARQSAAGEVLPPLAGIPVAVKDNMCTRGTPTTCGSRILEGWLPPYDATAIARLRQAGAVIIGKTNLDEFAMGSSTENSAFGPTRNPWDLSRVPGGSSGGSAAALAAGYVPLALGSDTGGSIRQPAGFCGVVGLKPTYGRVSRYGLVAFASSLDQIGPFARDVADCALLLNVIAGADPRDSTSADVPVPDFLGTTDQPRQGVRLGVPAEAFGSGVDAGVAEAVRAALDTFDNLGFRVEEIALPTLDAALPTYYLIAPAEASSNLARYDGVRYGMRDGSDDLFEMVTRTRQRGFGAEVKRRIMLGTYALSAGYYEAFYIKAQKVRTLVARDFDRAFERVDIVVMPTSPTLPFAIGERVDDPLRMYMSDIFTIPVNLAGLPGLALPCGFSAGLPIGMQLVGRAFDEATLLQAGYAYQQATSWHLRHAPEA, encoded by the coding sequence ATGGCAGAGCCCTCCTGGGAGTCCGCACGGGCCCTACGGGCCGCCTATGCCGCAGGAACGCTGCGGCCCTCAGAGGTCATCGCCGCGGCGCTCGAAAGTATCGCGCTGCGCGATCCAAAGCTTCACGCCTTTCTCCACGTTGACGCCGAGCGCGCCCGCAAGGAGGCGGCCGAGTGGGACGGCCGATATGCCCGTGCCCGGCAGAGCGCGGCCGGCGAAGTGCTGCCCCCACTCGCCGGGATTCCGGTTGCGGTGAAGGACAACATGTGCACGCGGGGCACCCCGACCACATGCGGATCGCGGATCCTCGAGGGCTGGCTCCCCCCCTACGACGCAACGGCGATTGCCCGGCTGCGCCAAGCCGGCGCGGTAATCATCGGCAAGACCAACCTGGACGAGTTCGCAATGGGGTCTTCCACTGAGAACTCCGCGTTCGGGCCCACCCGCAACCCCTGGGATCTCAGTCGCGTTCCCGGAGGTTCCAGCGGCGGCTCGGCTGCCGCGTTGGCCGCGGGATACGTGCCCCTGGCGTTGGGCTCCGACACCGGCGGCTCGATCCGGCAGCCCGCCGGCTTCTGCGGGGTGGTCGGCCTGAAGCCCACCTACGGCCGGGTCTCGAGGTACGGGCTTGTGGCGTTTGCCTCCTCCCTGGATCAGATCGGGCCGTTCGCAAGGGATGTGGCCGACTGCGCCCTGCTTCTGAACGTCATAGCCGGAGCCGATCCTCGCGACTCCACCTCGGCCGACGTCCCTGTGCCCGACTTCCTGGGCACGACCGACCAACCGCGGCAGGGGGTCCGCCTGGGCGTGCCGGCTGAGGCATTCGGCTCCGGGGTGGACGCCGGCGTGGCGGAGGCGGTCAGGGCCGCGCTGGACACCTTCGACAACCTGGGCTTCCGGGTCGAGGAGATCGCGCTCCCCACGCTGGACGCCGCGCTTCCAACGTACTACCTGATCGCGCCGGCCGAGGCATCCTCGAACCTGGCACGGTACGATGGGGTCAGGTACGGGATGCGGGATGGCTCGGATGATCTCTTTGAGATGGTCACGCGGACCCGGCAGAGAGGGTTCGGCGCCGAGGTCAAGCGCAGGATCATGTTGGGGACCTACGCGCTTTCCGCCGGCTACTACGAGGCGTTCTACATCAAGGCCCAGAAGGTTCGCACCCTGGTGGCGCGCGACTTCGATCGCGCGTTCGAGCGGGTGGACATCGTGGTGATGCCGACCTCTCCGACCCTTCCCTTCGCCATCGGAGAGCGCGTGGACGACCCGCTGCGAATGTACATGTCGGACATCTTCACGATTCCTGTGAACCTGGCCGGCCTGCCCGGTCTGGCGCTGCCGTGCGGGTTCAGCGCCGGCCTGCCGATAGGGATGCAGCTCGTGGGTCGGGCGTTCGACGAGGCGACGCTGCTGCAGGCAGGATACGCCTACCAGCAGGCGACTTCCTGGCACCTGCGGCACGCGCCGGAGGCCTGA
- a CDS encoding sigma-70 family RNA polymerase sigma factor: MTPDERDLIHRSRAGEIEAFDLLVRLHQDRVYNLAYRITGNREDASDAAQDAFVRAYQALPRYREDAAFSTWLYRIATNAALDLVRRRPAHPAVELSAEFRAIDDPEAAANRREVTRRVHAALGRLPVEYRTAVVLRDLQGLAYDEIARVLQVPLGTVRSRLARGREAMRAQLTDLVSAEG; the protein is encoded by the coding sequence GTGACCCCTGATGAACGTGACCTGATCCACCGCTCCCGCGCCGGCGAGATCGAAGCGTTCGATCTGCTGGTTCGTCTCCACCAGGATCGGGTCTACAACCTGGCCTACCGGATCACCGGGAACCGCGAGGATGCCTCCGACGCCGCGCAGGATGCTTTCGTGCGCGCCTACCAGGCCCTGCCCCGGTATCGCGAGGACGCCGCGTTCTCGACCTGGTTGTACCGCATCGCCACGAACGCAGCGCTCGACCTCGTGCGCAGGCGGCCGGCGCATCCGGCGGTGGAACTGAGCGCCGAGTTCCGGGCGATCGACGATCCAGAAGCCGCGGCGAACCGCCGGGAGGTCACCCGGCGAGTGCACGCAGCGCTGGGCCGCTTGCCGGTGGAGTACCGCACCGCCGTCGTGCTGCGCGACCTGCAGGGGTTGGCCTACGACGAGATCGCACGCGTCCTTCAAGTTCCGTTGGGGACGGTGCGGTCGCGCCTGGCCCGGGGCCGTGAGGCCATGCGCGCGCAGTTGACGGATCTTGTCAGTGCCGAAGGGTGA
- a CDS encoding DUF881 domain-containing protein — translation MDSGAVRIRDRQPRQRHRRSSAMRARPFGRVSGPQVVAAAVLLGIGFLFVVQFRASRYLSAQPEVPTRNVYALATLLRQEREVRVALERKVGEMQRRLAEYEQATVEGRTLAAAMSKELESLRVLAGLKPMKGPGIVVRLEDAKSNPAGSSPVVVTYQDLVSVINELWAAGAEAVAVNDQRVIATTGFGQVGGTVVVDLARLTGPFTVVALGDPATLEGALNIRGGLLEGLRALGLGITISRQGELNVPAYRGAPKFEHSRPTE, via the coding sequence ATGGATTCCGGCGCGGTCCGCATCCGAGACAGGCAGCCGCGCCAACGGCACAGGAGGAGTTCAGCCATGAGAGCGCGACCCTTCGGGCGTGTCAGCGGTCCGCAGGTTGTTGCGGCGGCGGTGCTGCTGGGAATCGGGTTCCTGTTTGTGGTCCAGTTCAGGGCAAGCCGGTACCTGAGCGCGCAGCCGGAGGTGCCCACCCGCAACGTGTACGCTCTGGCGACGCTGCTGCGGCAGGAGCGCGAGGTGCGGGTGGCGCTGGAGCGCAAGGTTGGTGAGATGCAGCGGCGACTTGCAGAGTACGAGCAGGCCACCGTAGAGGGCCGCACCCTGGCGGCGGCGATGAGCAAGGAACTGGAGAGCCTCCGCGTGCTCGCAGGGCTGAAGCCGATGAAAGGCCCGGGGATCGTCGTGCGCCTTGAGGACGCCAAGAGCAACCCGGCGGGCAGCAGCCCGGTTGTTGTGACCTACCAGGATCTGGTGAGCGTCATCAACGAGCTGTGGGCAGCCGGCGCGGAGGCCGTTGCCGTGAACGATCAGCGGGTAATAGCCACCACCGGCTTCGGCCAGGTCGGGGGGACCGTGGTGGTAGACTTGGCACGGCTCACGGGCCCGTTCACGGTCGTGGCGCTGGGCGACCCGGCCACGCTGGAGGGTGCTCTCAACATCCGCGGAGGGCTGCTGGAAGGCCTGCGGGCCCTGGGGTTGGGTATTACGATCAGCCGGCAGGGCGAACTCAACGTGCCCGCGTACAGGGGCGCTCCCAAGTTCGAGCATTCCAGGCCAACGGAGTAG
- the gatB gene encoding Asp-tRNA(Asn)/Glu-tRNA(Gln) amidotransferase subunit GatB → MDRPEPTDPTGTGDGTREVVIGLEIHVQLLTASKMFCGCATEFGAPPNTLVCPVCLGLPGSLPVLNRKAVELGLRAAVALGCQVHSSSRFHRKNYYYPDLAKNYQISQYQYADHPPLATGGSLEIPSGGRPRRVAIRRVHLEEDTARLVHPPSTGGASPSLVDYNRSGVPLMEIVTEPDLRSPGEAREFLNALRRLLQFAEVSSCRMEEGTLRCDANLSLQFPGGPPGVRTEVKNMNSVRAVERALAFEAVRQREVLARGETVVQETRHWDERRSVTFASRSKEEAEDYRYFPEPDLVPLDVDGAWVAAIREALPELPAARRDRLIANFGLPPYDADLITATPAMARFFEETVALGPPPKVVANWLSGAVAAYLNEHGVEIDQIALTPARLSALLRLVEEGTVSGRTAKDILVEIIARDQEPEAVVEARGLRQISDEATLREVVDQVIAGHPGPAAEIRAGKVRALPFLVGQVMRATGGRANPEVANRLLRERLS, encoded by the coding sequence ATGGATAGGCCTGAGCCCACGGATCCGACCGGCACCGGCGACGGAACCCGCGAGGTTGTCATAGGGCTCGAGATCCACGTCCAGCTCCTGACAGCGTCCAAGATGTTCTGCGGGTGCGCGACGGAGTTCGGCGCGCCTCCCAACACGCTCGTCTGTCCGGTGTGCCTTGGCCTGCCGGGATCACTGCCCGTGCTCAACCGGAAGGCGGTGGAGCTGGGGCTGCGCGCGGCGGTGGCGCTGGGTTGTCAGGTGCACTCCAGCAGCCGGTTCCACCGGAAGAACTACTACTATCCCGATCTGGCGAAGAACTACCAGATATCGCAGTACCAGTACGCCGATCACCCTCCGCTGGCGACCGGTGGCTCGCTGGAGATTCCATCCGGCGGCCGGCCGCGGCGTGTTGCCATCCGCCGCGTCCACCTGGAAGAAGACACCGCGCGCCTCGTCCACCCCCCTAGCACCGGAGGCGCCTCGCCCAGTCTTGTGGACTACAACCGGTCGGGCGTGCCGCTGATGGAGATCGTGACCGAGCCCGACCTCCGCTCTCCGGGCGAGGCCCGCGAGTTCCTGAACGCGCTTCGCCGCCTGCTTCAGTTCGCTGAGGTGAGCAGCTGCCGGATGGAGGAAGGGACGCTGCGCTGCGATGCGAACCTGTCACTCCAGTTCCCAGGCGGCCCGCCAGGAGTGCGCACCGAGGTGAAGAACATGAACTCGGTCCGCGCAGTGGAGCGGGCGCTCGCGTTCGAGGCCGTCCGGCAGCGCGAGGTGCTCGCCCGAGGGGAGACCGTTGTGCAGGAGACGCGGCACTGGGACGAGCGGCGCAGCGTCACGTTCGCCTCGCGATCGAAGGAGGAGGCCGAGGACTACAGGTACTTCCCGGAGCCCGACCTCGTTCCCCTGGACGTGGACGGGGCGTGGGTGGCGGCCATCCGCGAGGCGCTCCCTGAACTGCCCGCGGCGCGCCGCGATCGGCTGATCGCCAACTTCGGACTGCCGCCCTACGACGCCGACCTGATCACGGCTACGCCGGCGATGGCCAGGTTCTTCGAGGAGACGGTGGCCCTGGGGCCGCCGCCCAAGGTGGTAGCCAACTGGCTGTCCGGCGCGGTGGCTGCCTACCTGAACGAGCACGGCGTGGAGATTGACCAAATCGCGCTCACCCCAGCGCGTCTGTCGGCCCTGCTCCGGCTCGTGGAGGAGGGAACCGTTAGCGGCCGGACCGCGAAGGACATCCTGGTGGAGATTATCGCCCGCGATCAGGAGCCCGAAGCCGTCGTGGAGGCCCGGGGCCTGCGGCAGATCAGCGACGAGGCCACGCTGCGCGAAGTCGTGGACCAGGTCATAGCCGGTCACCCCGGACCCGCGGCCGAGATCCGCGCAGGCAAGGTGCGCGCGCTGCCGTTCCTGGTGGGACAGGTGATGCGTGCCACCGGCGGCCGCGCCAACCCGGAGGTGGCCAACCGCCTGCTACGGGAGCGGCTGTCCTGA